The genomic window GATGCAAAAAGCCTTGGAAGCAAAAAAAGTAAATATCCTCAGCGCAGAGTTAGAGCGCATTCCTACAACTATTACAGAATTGACGGAAGAGCAGCAACAAGAAGTGTTGAATTTAGTGGAGAAGTTGGAAGAAGACGATGATGTTCAATCTGTTTATCATAATTTAAAATAAAATGTATGAAAAAAATTCTTGCCAATGATGGCATTGATGCTCAAGGAAAATCTTTATTAGAAAAAGCAGGTTTTACAGTTATCACCGAAAAGATAGCGCAAGAAGATTTAGCGAAAGCCATTAACGAAAATAATTATGTGGCACTTACGGTTCGTAGTGCTACCAAAGTTCGTAAAGAATTAATAGATGCTTGTCCTAATTTAAAATTAATTGGCAGAGGCGGAGTAGGGATGGACAATATTGATGTGGAATATGCGAAATCAAAAGGAATAAAAGTGGTAAATACTCCGGCTGCTTCTTCGCATTCGGTGGCAGAATTGGTGTTTGCCAATTTGTATGGAATGTCGCGTTTTTTGTACGATGCAAATCGTCAAATGCCTGTGAATGGCGATACGCAGTTTGATGTATTGAAAAAAAAATACGCCAACGGAATAGAATTAAAAGGAAAAACATTGGGTATTATCGGTTTCGGTCGTATTGGACAAGCGGTTGCGAAAATTGCTTTGGGCAGCGGAATGAAGGTGTTGGCGTTTGATCCTTTTATGAAAGAAGCAACGCTCGCATTGGAAATTCAAGGAGTTGATAAAATTTCTATTCACATTAAAACAATAAGTTTAGAAGATGTGTTGAAAAACAGCGATTTCATTACCTTGCATGTTCCGGGCGGAAAAATGATTACCGAAAAAGAAATTGCTTTGATGAAAGTCGGCGTGTGTTTGGTAAATGCTTCGCGTGGTGGTGTTATTGATGAAAATGATTTAATAAAAGCACTGAACAGCGGTAAAATAAAACATGCAGCTTTGGATGTTTTTGAAAACGAACCGCATCCTAAAAAAGAAATTTTGACTCATCCTAAAATAGCTTTAACTCCGCACATCGGTGCTGCCACGGAAGAAGCGCAAGCGCGAATTGGTATTGAGTTAGCCGAATTGATTACGGCAGTTTTCAGCAATTGAAAAACAAAAATGATTTGCATATTTGAAGGTGTATAGATATACCAATTAAACGAATGTGTCATTCTGAAATGATTCATAATCTGCGCGCTGGAAATTACTTACCTAAATCCTCTCCGAAGAAGAGGATTTTTTTATTTAACGATTTATCTTTTTGAAATGACTTCTCAGGTGACAATCAGAGCACTACCGACTTAAAGCTGTTTGTGAATTTTTAAAAAACGCAGGTGCAAATTGGAACACTACCGAACACTACCCTCATCATCATCCTCTAACTTTTTTTCTTTGAAAAATTCAGTTTTTTATAAATGGCAATTCCTCCTATAATAACCCAAAATGAAAAAGTTCCTACTCGTCCTAAATATTTATACATAATAAACAACAAGCTAATGAAACCAGGAGCCATGCCAGAATAACTATTAGCCATTTCCTGCGTATTGTGGTACATAAAAAAAATAATAAACCCAAATAATATTAAACCAATTCCAAAAAGGATTCCCAAAATATGATTTAGTTTTTTTTTCATAATTCATCTGCGTTTAATAAAACTTTTTTTCTTCATTACGATAGTTTTCTTTAAAGTCGTAATCTTCTTTTTCTATGAATGATTCTTTTCCTTTATTGTTAATGTATTGTAGATAGTAAATGCCAATTATTTCCTGTTGTTGGTTAAGAATTGGTGAAATTAATGAACTTCCTGACCCTAAAGTTCTCAATCTACCTTTTGCTTGAAATTTAAATATTCTTTCATTTAACTCGTAAGGGTCAAATACTAACGGTGATTCTGCACCTGCTTTTCCTTCCAAATAATCTTCAATTTTATCTAAAACAATTCCTATAGCCCTGTCTGTTAATTCTTTTTGGATTTCTTGTTTTGTAAAAGTAGGTGAAATTGCCCAAAAATCTTTATTATCTTCATATATTGTATTATTCGCTACGTCTGTTGCCGCAGTTTTTGGAGGGTCAGTAGTTGTAGCAGTATTATTAGCAGTAGAATTTTGTGTTTCATTATCTGTACTATGCAAGTCATATTTGCCTGTTTCCTTATTCCATGTTCCATAATCCCAATTACTTTCTTTTGCATTTGGGTCGTTGTGTATTGTTTTTCCGTTATCAGATGTAGCTATTCCATTGCCAGTATGTTCTGTGGTTCCTTTCGGGTCTTTTACATCTGTTCCTTTCGGGTCGCTATAAACAATCGGATTATCACTAAACCCCACATAAGGGCTTTCCCATGCTTTTCCTTTCGGGTCTAAGCTCCACCACCTGCCACCCAAGCGGGTGTCCAGTTCTCTAAACTCGGTAGTATAGGCATTTCCGGTGCCGTATATTTCATCGTCTTTCTCAGAGCCTTTGTTAAATCCGAAGCGGTAGAGATTTGAGCTGAATGTTCTGCCGGGCATGAGCATCCCGCCAGGATAGTAATCATTGTAACTAATCACAAAAGCAGTGCTATCAGCATTCTTCCTATCACTCACTGTTGTATGAACATTGCCCAGATGGTCATCCAATTCGTATTCTTTCTTAAATATTTTTCTTGGGTAAAAACCATTGTTCAAGCCAATATCAATTGTCCAAAGGTTTACAGGACAAGAAATGCAACTATACGTAGGAATACCGCTGGTCGGGAAGGTTTTCACTAAAATATTCGGTTTCCATTCTCCAAGACGCGCGCTGCCATAAAGTGGCACTTCTGTTTGAATATAATCGTAATTGCTGCCGTTGATTTTATTTTTACTCACTGAAAAATTATTTTTCTTCTTCTTTTTTCAAATCCTTTTTGCTAACCTGCTCCATTGGAACATTTTTATTTACAGGGCGAACATGAACAGCGTGCCCTGTTGCTCGTGTGCCTTGTATTACGTAACCTGTACTGCCGCATCTGTTGCCATAAATACAGCGAACTGTATCGCCATCAATAGGAATAGTTTCGTTTTTTACTTCTTTAACTTTAGTGAAATAAAAATAATACCCTCCACAATCATTTAGCAAGGTGTCTCCTTTCAAGTAAAATGCTGCACAATCATTCACGCACCCAAATTTCCCAATGCTATCCACAGGTTCAATAACTTTTATTTTTGAAAGTTCTTTCGTTGTATATGTGTAAACTAATGGATCTTGTGAATCTAAATTTACGGTATCATATTTAGTTACT from Bacteroidia bacterium includes these protein-coding regions:
- a CDS encoding D-2-hydroxyacid dehydrogenase, with protein sequence MKKILANDGIDAQGKSLLEKAGFTVITEKIAQEDLAKAINENNYVALTVRSATKVRKELIDACPNLKLIGRGGVGMDNIDVEYAKSKGIKVVNTPAASSHSVAELVFANLYGMSRFLYDANRQMPVNGDTQFDVLKKKYANGIELKGKTLGIIGFGRIGQAVAKIALGSGMKVLAFDPFMKEATLALEIQGVDKISIHIKTISLEDVLKNSDFITLHVPGGKMITEKEIALMKVGVCLVNASRGGVIDENDLIKALNSGKIKHAALDVFENEPHPKKEILTHPKIALTPHIGAATEEAQARIGIELAELITAVFSN